From one Rhodovulum sp. ES.010 genomic stretch:
- a CDS encoding autotransporter outer membrane beta-barrel domain-containing protein produces the protein MTKTLFIGAGLAALIATDAAAQSAGCADIDGDTIGFGIGSQDFTALAFDADETITFKADNVTSGAQNANAAAFVLRDGGGNPLSPVFVYAISGPFAPDSGPVAETLVVPDGGFTGLGWREDVGAGGSATQFNNISLSCAVAAVAATYQPREAAQVTTVGQQRSIATTLARNSAGRLGGGGTPVATRDSVFLSTQNLFSGSGSDPDANLWVSLSARSYFDGYEGNAADLLAGVDFRLNGDTLLGVMVGAGVADLEDDAAATRTDVDSRLFGLYGAHRFGGTVLTLDGYLAYADLDYDTGADRFGTERVLAGLSLSGTHEMAAGTLTPRARLWGTWEDFPAGAVAVTGGTTRQVLASLGARFDWGTAIAGTALTPFASFDVEYGALDEIGGTTDDFLAPRVGLGLSGRVGGGDLALALDAGRSASDVLDAGLSVSYEMRF, from the coding sequence GTGACAAAGACACTCTTCATCGGAGCCGGCCTCGCCGCGCTCATCGCCACCGACGCCGCCGCACAATCCGCCGGCTGCGCCGATATCGACGGGGACACCATCGGTTTCGGCATCGGCAGCCAGGATTTCACCGCGCTTGCCTTCGATGCCGACGAAACGATCACCTTCAAGGCCGACAACGTGACCTCGGGCGCGCAAAACGCAAACGCGGCGGCGTTCGTCCTGCGCGATGGCGGTGGCAACCCTCTCTCGCCGGTCTTCGTGTATGCGATTTCCGGGCCATTCGCGCCTGACTCGGGCCCGGTCGCCGAAACCCTCGTGGTTCCGGACGGCGGCTTTACCGGCCTGGGTTGGCGGGAAGACGTTGGGGCCGGCGGTTCGGCCACGCAGTTCAACAACATTTCGCTTTCCTGCGCCGTCGCGGCCGTCGCCGCCACTTACCAGCCCCGCGAGGCGGCCCAGGTCACCACGGTCGGTCAGCAGCGCAGTATCGCGACGACCCTGGCGCGCAACAGTGCCGGCCGGCTCGGCGGGGGCGGCACCCCCGTCGCGACGCGGGATTCGGTTTTCCTGTCCACCCAGAACCTGTTCTCCGGCAGCGGAAGCGACCCGGACGCCAATCTCTGGGTGTCGCTCAGCGCCCGGTCCTATTTCGACGGCTACGAGGGCAATGCGGCCGACCTGCTGGCGGGGGTCGATTTCCGGCTGAACGGCGACACGCTGCTGGGTGTCATGGTCGGGGCCGGCGTGGCCGACCTGGAGGACGATGCCGCCGCCACCCGGACGGACGTGGATTCGCGGCTCTTCGGCCTTTACGGGGCGCATCGCTTCGGCGGCACCGTGCTGACCCTCGACGGGTACCTCGCCTATGCCGATCTGGATTACGACACCGGCGCGGACCGGTTCGGCACCGAGCGGGTGCTGGCCGGCCTGTCGCTGAGCGGCACGCACGAGATGGCCGCCGGCACCCTCACGCCGCGGGCGCGGCTCTGGGGCACCTGGGAGGATTTCCCCGCCGGTGCCGTGGCCGTGACCGGCGGCACGACGCGGCAGGTCCTTGCCTCGCTCGGCGCACGCTTCGACTGGGGAACCGCGATTGCGGGCACCGCCCTGACGCCGTTCGCCTCGTTCGACGTGGAATACGGCGCCCTGGACGAGATCGGGGGCACGACCGACGATTTCCTGGCGCCGCGGGTCGGACTGGGCCTTTCGGGCCGCGTCGGCGGCGGGGATCTGGCGCTGGCGCTCGATGCCGGCCGCTCGGCGTCGGACGTGCTCGATGCCGGACTCTCGGTGTCCTACGAAATGCGGTTCTAG
- a CDS encoding threonine/serine dehydratase has translation MTIEAAERARGEAGVTIDMIEAAAERLRGEALVSPLLSSPALDRIAGRRVLVKAECLQETGSFKLRGGWAALSAMAPEARAQGVIAVSSGNHAQGVARAAARFGVPAVIVMPSDAPRGKIEATRAWGAEIVPYDRATGDRDALVAALAAERGLTLVRPFDDPQVIAGQGTVGLELAAQAAAAGVERAEVLIPCGGGGLTAGVALALAARAPGLTARPVEPEGFDDTARSLAAGRIVSNAARAGSICDAILTPQPGALTFPIMARLCGPGLAVGEDAALRAMAAAFAHLRLVLEPGGAVALAAALFDPQAASGDTVIAIASGGNVGAGTFRMALDRAGDAP, from the coding sequence ATGACCATCGAGGCGGCGGAACGCGCCCGGGGCGAGGCCGGCGTGACCATCGACATGATCGAGGCCGCCGCCGAGCGGCTGCGGGGCGAGGCGCTGGTCTCGCCGCTTTTGTCCTCGCCCGCGCTCGACCGGATCGCCGGGCGCCGCGTGCTGGTCAAGGCCGAATGCCTGCAGGAAACAGGCAGCTTCAAGCTGCGCGGCGGCTGGGCGGCGCTCTCGGCGATGGCGCCCGAGGCCCGTGCGCAGGGCGTGATCGCGGTCTCGTCGGGCAACCACGCGCAGGGCGTGGCGCGCGCAGCTGCGCGGTTCGGGGTGCCGGCGGTGATCGTGATGCCGTCCGATGCGCCGCGCGGAAAGATCGAGGCGACAAGGGCCTGGGGCGCCGAAATCGTGCCCTATGACCGCGCGACCGGGGACCGCGACGCGCTGGTGGCGGCGCTTGCGGCGGAACGCGGGCTGACGCTGGTCAGGCCCTTCGACGATCCGCAGGTGATCGCGGGCCAGGGCACGGTGGGGCTGGAACTGGCCGCACAGGCGGCAGCGGCCGGGGTCGAACGGGCCGAGGTGCTGATCCCCTGCGGCGGCGGCGGGCTGACCGCGGGCGTGGCGCTCGCGCTGGCGGCACGGGCGCCGGGGCTGACCGCCCGGCCGGTGGAGCCCGAGGGCTTCGACGATACCGCGCGCTCGCTGGCCGCGGGGCGGATCGTGAGCAACGCGGCGCGGGCGGGATCGATCTGCGACGCGATCCTGACCCCGCAGCCGGGCGCGCTGACCTTCCCGATCATGGCGCGGCTGTGCGGGCCGGGGCTGGCAGTCGGCGAAGACGCCGCGCTCCGCGCGATGGCGGCGGCGTTCGCGCATCTGAGGCTCGTGCTGGAACCGGGCGGCGCGGTCGCGCTGGCCGCCGCGCTGTTCGATCCGCAGGCGGCAAGCGGCGACACGGTCATCGCTATCGCCTCAGGCGGGAATGTCGGCGCCGGGACCTTCCGGATGGCCCTCGACCGGGCCGGAGACGCCCCGTGA
- a CDS encoding alpha/beta fold hydrolase: MKRFAADDGLRLAYDDRGEGTPLLCLAGLTRNMDDFEPVVERFAERARIIRLDTRGRGGSDHDPDFMNYNLIREGRDALNLLDHLGLARAAILGTSRGGLIAMTLAAGHRDRLSGICLNDIGPMIDPKGMGYIMSYLGRRPGLADHDAAAEKLQAKMAEGFPGVSRAQWRAVSRRCWDEAEDGLALRYDPRLRNAVAEASATGAMPDLWPLFDALKGLPLALIRGANSDILSPGTAAEMRRRRPDMIYAEVADRGHVPFLDEPESVAAIAAFLERLE; encoded by the coding sequence ATGAAGCGTTTCGCCGCCGATGACGGGTTGCGGCTGGCCTATGACGACCGGGGCGAGGGCACGCCGCTTCTGTGCCTTGCCGGGCTCACCCGCAACATGGACGATTTCGAACCGGTGGTGGAGCGCTTCGCCGAGCGCGCCCGGATCATCCGGCTGGACACGCGGGGGCGGGGGGGCTCGGACCACGATCCCGATTTCATGAACTACAACCTGATCCGCGAGGGGCGCGACGCGCTGAACCTGCTGGATCACCTGGGGCTGGCGCGCGCCGCGATCCTCGGCACCTCGCGCGGCGGGCTAATCGCGATGACGCTGGCCGCCGGCCACCGGGACCGGCTGTCGGGCATCTGCCTGAACGATATCGGGCCGATGATCGACCCCAAGGGGATGGGCTATATCATGAGCTATCTGGGCCGCCGGCCCGGGCTGGCTGATCACGACGCGGCGGCCGAAAAGCTGCAGGCGAAGATGGCCGAAGGCTTCCCCGGCGTCTCGCGCGCGCAGTGGCGCGCCGTTTCGCGGCGCTGCTGGGACGAGGCGGAGGACGGGCTGGCGCTGCGCTACGACCCGCGGCTGAGGAACGCGGTGGCCGAGGCCTCGGCCACCGGGGCGATGCCCGATCTCTGGCCACTTTTCGACGCGCTGAAGGGGCTGCCGCTCGCGCTGATCCGGGGCGCGAATTCCGACATCCTGTCCCCCGGGACCGCGGCCGAGATGCGCCGGCGGCGGCCGGACATGATCTATGCCGAGGTGGCCGACCGGGGCCATGTGCCGTTTCTCGACGAGCCCGAGTCGGTGGCGGCGATCGCGGCGTTCCTGGAGCGGCTGGAATGA
- a CDS encoding VOC family protein, producing MSQHHGKVWWTELMTRDVPGALKYYRAICGWHFEPFPMGGAAYHVGSRGDQPVVGVMDLNDLPGTEDLPPHWFSYFAVKDVDRAVEETLARGGEAIRAPFDIPHIGRIAILRDPTGAAMGLMTPA from the coding sequence ATGTCGCAACATCACGGCAAGGTCTGGTGGACCGAACTCATGACCCGGGACGTGCCCGGCGCACTGAAATACTACCGCGCCATCTGCGGCTGGCATTTCGAGCCGTTCCCGATGGGCGGAGCGGCCTATCACGTCGGCAGCCGCGGCGACCAGCCGGTGGTCGGCGTGATGGACCTGAACGACCTGCCCGGCACCGAGGACCTGCCGCCCCACTGGTTCAGCTATTTCGCGGTCAAGGACGTGGACCGCGCCGTCGAGGAAACGCTCGCCCGCGGCGGCGAGGCGATCCGCGCGCCCTTCGACATTCCCCATATCGGCCGGATCGCGATCCTGCGCGACCCCACCGGGGCGGCAATGGGGTTGATGACGCCCGCCTGA
- the gcvH gene encoding glycine cleavage system protein GcvH: MKFTEEHEWLRVEDDLVVVGITEHAAEQLGDVVFVELPEAGTTVSKDDEIVVIESVKAASDILAPLDGEIVEVNDSLPDNPGRVNDDPLGEAWFFKMKIEDMSALDDFMDENAYKDFIG, from the coding sequence ATGAAATTCACCGAAGAACACGAATGGCTGCGCGTAGAGGATGACCTCGTCGTCGTGGGCATCACCGAGCACGCGGCAGAGCAGTTGGGCGACGTCGTCTTCGTGGAGCTTCCCGAGGCGGGCACGACCGTCTCGAAGGACGACGAGATCGTGGTGATCGAGAGCGTCAAGGCCGCCTCCGACATCCTGGCGCCGCTGGATGGCGAGATCGTCGAGGTGAACGACTCGCTCCCAGACAACCCCGGCCGCGTCAACGACGACCCGCTGGGCGAGGCGTGGTTCTTCAAGATGAAGATCGAGGACATGAGCGCGCTCGACGACTTCATGGACGAGAACGCCTACAAAGACTTCATCGGATAA
- a CDS encoding gamma-glutamylcyclotransferase family protein codes for MHDPYFFGYGSLVNRATHDYPRATRARLTGWRRAWTHTTLRDVAYLSAVPAEGGVIDGLIASVPGHDWAALDERERAYNRHAVSHTVEHEAGHPVYVQVYSVPGTHAAAPTIRHPILLSYIDVVVQGYLREFGKDGARRFFETTDGWDAPILNDRTRPIYQRHQMLTGDEYAFVDQELTGRDATIVERA; via the coding sequence ATGCACGACCCGTACTTCTTCGGCTACGGCTCGCTCGTCAACCGGGCCACCCACGATTACCCGCGGGCCACCCGCGCGCGCCTCACCGGCTGGCGGCGCGCCTGGACGCATACCACCCTGCGGGACGTGGCCTACCTTTCGGCGGTGCCCGCCGAGGGGGGCGTCATCGATGGGCTGATCGCCTCGGTGCCCGGCCACGACTGGGCCGCCCTGGACGAACGCGAGCGCGCCTATAACCGCCACGCCGTCAGCCATACCGTCGAGCACGAGGCCGGGCATCCGGTGTATGTGCAGGTCTATTCCGTGCCCGGCACCCACGCCGCCGCGCCGACCATCCGCCACCCGATCCTGTTGAGCTATATCGACGTGGTCGTGCAGGGCTATCTGCGCGAATTCGGCAAGGACGGCGCGCGGCGCTTCTTCGAGACGACGGATGGCTGGGACGCCCCCATCCTCAACGACCGGACGCGCCCGATCTACCAGCGCCACCAGATGCTGACGGGGGACGAATACGCCTTCGTCGATCAGGAACTAACCGGGCGCGACGCCACTATCGTGGAACGGGCATGA
- a CDS encoding peptidylprolyl isomerase has product MTQVKPGDKVRIHYTGTLADGTTFDSSEGRDPLEFTVGAGEIIPGLDAALPGMEEGDKKTVEIPSDDAYGDHNPEAKQSIPRAQVPENTPLEIGTRLQLQTPQGQVVPVTVAAVTDEEVVLDANHPLAGQDLTFAIELVSID; this is encoded by the coding sequence ATGACCCAGGTGAAGCCGGGCGACAAGGTTCGCATCCATTACACGGGCACGCTGGCCGACGGCACGACCTTCGACAGTTCCGAGGGACGCGATCCGCTGGAATTCACGGTCGGCGCGGGCGAGATCATCCCCGGGCTCGACGCGGCCCTGCCGGGCATGGAAGAAGGCGACAAGAAGACCGTCGAGATCCCCAGCGACGACGCCTATGGCGACCACAACCCCGAGGCCAAGCAGTCGATCCCGCGCGCCCAGGTACCCGAGAACACCCCGCTCGAGATCGGCACGCGGTTGCAGCTTCAGACGCCGCAGGGCCAGGTCGTGCCGGTGACCGTGGCCGCGGTGACCGATGAGGAGGTCGTGCTGGACGCCAACCACCCGCTCGCCGGCCAGGATCTGACCTTCGCGATCGAGCTGGTTTCGATCGACTGA
- the gcvP gene encoding aminomethyl-transferring glycine dehydrogenase: protein MPYTPSTYLPYDFANRRHIGPSPEEMVEMLDVLGLKTLEELIDEAVPQSLRQAAPLDFGKPKSEREMLWFMRQIAKKNRPFTTMIGQGYYGTVTPPAIQRNILENPAWYTAYTPYQPEISQGRLEALLNFQTMVSDLTGLEIANASLLDEATACAEAMTMAQRVAKSKAGAIFVDENCHPQNIAVIRTRAEPLGIEVIVGDPFADLDPEKVFAGIFQYPGTYGHLNDFSDPIARLHEHRALGIMVADPMALVVLKEPGAMGADIAVGSTQRFGVPMGYGGPHAAYMTCREAYKRAMPGRIVGVSVDAHGHKAYRLALQTREQHIRREKATSNVCTAQALLAVMAGFYAVFHGPKGLKAIAQRIHRKAVRTARGLEEAGFKVEPGEFFDTFTVEVGPMQGVIFNAAQTERINLRKVGETRLGISLDETTRPASIEALWRAFGIERRDEGGDGQYRFPDALVRRSDFLTHPVFHMNRAETEMMRYMRRLADRDLALDRAMIPLGSCTMKLNAAVEMAPITWPEFSNIHPLAPAEQVKGYTEMLADLADKLCQITGYDAMSMQPNSGASGEYAGLLTIAAYHRARGEADRNVCLIPTSAHGTNPASAHMAGMKVIAVKSADNGDIDLDDFRAKAEAAGDRLAACMITYPSTHGVFEETVREVCEITHRFGGQVYLDGANLNALVGLVKPGEVGADVSHLNLHKTFSIPHGGGGPGMGPIGVKAHLAPHLPDDPMGGGQAAVSGAMHGSASILPISYAYILLMGGAGLTQATKVAILNANYIARRLEGAYDVLYKGTGGRVAHECIIDTRPFADSAGVSVDDIAKRLVDCGFHAPTMSFPVAGTLMIEPTESETKAELDRFVTAMLAIREEIREIEEGRADPENNVLKRAPHTVEDLVADWDRPYSREQACFPPGAFRVDKYWPPVGRVDNVYGDRNLVCTCPPVEEMAAAAE, encoded by the coding sequence ATGCCGTATACCCCCAGCACCTACCTGCCCTACGACTTCGCCAACCGCCGTCATATCGGCCCCTCGCCCGAGGAAATGGTCGAGATGCTGGACGTGCTGGGCCTGAAGACGCTCGAAGAACTGATCGACGAGGCGGTGCCGCAAAGCCTCCGCCAGGCCGCGCCGCTCGATTTCGGCAAGCCCAAATCCGAGCGCGAGATGCTGTGGTTCATGCGCCAGATCGCCAAGAAGAACCGCCCCTTCACCACGATGATCGGGCAGGGCTATTACGGCACGGTCACGCCCCCCGCGATCCAGCGCAACATCCTGGAAAACCCGGCCTGGTACACGGCCTACACTCCCTATCAGCCGGAAATCAGCCAAGGCCGGCTGGAGGCTCTGCTGAACTTCCAGACCATGGTCAGCGATCTGACGGGTCTGGAAATCGCCAATGCCTCGCTGCTGGACGAGGCGACCGCCTGCGCCGAGGCGATGACCATGGCGCAGCGCGTGGCGAAGTCCAAGGCGGGCGCGATCTTCGTGGACGAGAACTGCCACCCGCAGAACATCGCGGTGATCCGCACGCGGGCGGAGCCGCTGGGGATCGAGGTGATCGTGGGCGATCCCTTCGCCGATCTCGACCCCGAGAAGGTGTTCGCCGGGATCTTCCAGTATCCCGGCACCTATGGCCACCTGAACGACTTTTCCGACCCGATCGCGCGGCTGCACGAACACCGCGCGCTCGGCATCATGGTGGCCGACCCGATGGCGCTGGTGGTCCTGAAGGAGCCGGGCGCGATGGGCGCCGATATCGCCGTGGGCTCGACCCAGCGCTTCGGCGTGCCGATGGGCTATGGCGGCCCGCACGCCGCCTACATGACCTGCCGCGAGGCCTACAAGCGCGCCATGCCCGGCCGCATCGTGGGCGTCTCGGTCGATGCCCACGGGCACAAGGCCTATCGGCTGGCGCTGCAGACCCGCGAACAGCATATCCGGCGCGAGAAGGCCACCTCGAATGTCTGCACCGCGCAGGCGCTGTTGGCTGTCATGGCAGGGTTCTATGCGGTGTTTCACGGCCCCAAGGGCCTCAAGGCCATCGCCCAACGCATCCACCGCAAGGCGGTGCGCACCGCCCGCGGGCTGGAAGAGGCAGGGTTCAAGGTGGAGCCGGGCGAGTTCTTCGACACCTTCACTGTCGAGGTCGGTCCGATGCAGGGCGTGATCTTCAATGCCGCCCAGACCGAGCGGATCAACCTGCGCAAGGTGGGCGAGACCAGGCTGGGCATTTCGCTGGACGAGACCACGCGGCCGGCCAGCATCGAGGCGCTCTGGCGCGCCTTCGGGATCGAGCGCCGCGACGAGGGCGGCGACGGCCAGTACCGGTTCCCGGACGCGCTGGTGCGCCGGTCCGACTTCCTGACCCACCCGGTCTTCCACATGAACCGTGCCGAAACGGAAATGATGCGCTACATGCGGCGGCTGGCCGACCGCGACCTGGCGCTCGACCGGGCGATGATCCCGCTGGGATCGTGCACGATGAAGCTCAACGCCGCCGTGGAAATGGCGCCGATCACCTGGCCGGAATTTTCCAACATCCACCCGCTGGCACCGGCCGAGCAGGTCAAGGGCTATACCGAGATGCTGGCCGACCTCGCCGACAAGCTCTGCCAGATCACCGGCTACGACGCGATGTCGATGCAGCCCAATTCCGGCGCGTCGGGTGAATATGCGGGTCTGCTGACGATCGCCGCCTACCACCGCGCGCGCGGCGAGGCCGATCGGAACGTCTGCCTGATTCCGACCTCGGCGCACGGCACTAACCCGGCCTCGGCCCACATGGCCGGGATGAAGGTGATCGCCGTCAAATCCGCCGATAACGGCGATATCGACCTTGACGATTTCCGCGCCAAGGCCGAGGCGGCGGGCGACCGGCTGGCCGCCTGCATGATCACCTATCCCTCGACGCACGGCGTCTTCGAGGAAACCGTGCGCGAGGTCTGCGAGATCACGCACCGGTTCGGCGGGCAGGTCTACCTGGACGGTGCCAACCTCAACGCGCTGGTGGGGCTGGTGAAGCCGGGCGAGGTCGGCGCGGATGTCAGCCACCTGAACCTCCACAAGACCTTCTCCATCCCCCATGGGGGCGGCGGGCCCGGCATGGGGCCGATCGGGGTCAAGGCGCATCTGGCGCCTCATCTGCCGGACGATCCGATGGGAGGCGGGCAGGCGGCCGTGTCGGGGGCGATGCACGGCTCGGCCTCGATCCTGCCGATCAGCTACGCCTATATCCTGCTGATGGGGGGCGCGGGGCTGACCCAGGCCACCAAGGTCGCAATCCTGAACGCCAACTACATCGCCCGCCGGCTGGAGGGTGCCTATGACGTGCTTTACAAGGGCACGGGCGGCCGGGTCGCGCATGAATGCATCATCGACACCCGGCCCTTCGCCGACAGCGCGGGCGTCAGCGTCGACGACATCGCCAAGCGGCTGGTCGATTGCGGCTTCCACGCGCCGACGATGAGCTTTCCGGTCGCCGGTACCCTGATGATCGAGCCGACCGAGAGTGAGACCAAGGCCGAGCTCGACCGCTTCGTCACCGCGATGCTGGCGATCCGCGAGGAGATCCGCGAGATCGAGGAGGGCCGCGCCGACCCCGAGAACAACGTGCTCAAGCGTGCGCCCCACACGGTCGAGGACCTGGTCGCCGACTGGGACCGGCCCTACTCGCGCGAACAAGCCTGCTTCCCGCCCGGCGCCTTCCGCGTGGACAAGTACTGGCCGCCGGTCGGCCGGGTCGACAACGTTTATGGCGACCGCAACCTGGTGTGCACCTGTCCCCCGGTCGAGGAGATGGCGGCGGCCGCGGAATGA
- the gcvT gene encoding glycine cleavage system aminomethyltransferase GcvT translates to MSEQRRTPLYDLHVELGAKMVPFAGYEMPVQYRLGVLKEHLQCRARAGLFDVSHMGQVILRPHSGEVGDVARALERLVPVDVSSLKPGRQRYAIFTNADGGILDDFMVAKRAGELFLVVNAARKADDLAHLRAHLAETCVVDEITDRCLLALQGPEAERVLETLAPGVAAMRFMDSAAVESDFGPLWVSRSGYTGEDGFEVSVETGRAAALARALLADEAVAPIGLGARDSLRLEAGLCLYGHDIDTATSPIEAGLAWAIQKARRAGGDRAGGFPGAERILCELAEGAARRRVGLAPQTRAPMREGTPLFAEEHAETPVGTVTSGAFGPSVGAPVSMGYVPVELCREGRPLWGEVRGKRLPVAVAALPFIPANYKR, encoded by the coding sequence ATGTCGGAGCAGAGGCGCACGCCGCTATACGATCTGCATGTCGAACTGGGTGCCAAGATGGTGCCCTTCGCGGGCTACGAGATGCCCGTGCAATACCGGCTTGGCGTGCTGAAGGAACATTTGCAGTGCCGCGCCCGGGCGGGGCTGTTCGATGTGAGCCACATGGGCCAGGTGATCCTGCGGCCGCACTCGGGTGAGGTGGGCGATGTCGCGCGCGCGCTCGAGCGGTTGGTGCCGGTCGATGTGTCGAGCCTGAAACCGGGTCGCCAGCGTTACGCTATCTTCACGAACGCGGACGGGGGCATCCTCGATGATTTCATGGTGGCAAAGCGCGCGGGCGAGCTGTTTCTCGTGGTCAACGCGGCCCGCAAGGCGGACGATCTCGCCCATTTGCGGGCGCATCTGGCGGAGACATGCGTGGTCGATGAGATCACGGATCGCTGCCTTCTCGCGTTGCAGGGCCCCGAGGCCGAACGCGTGCTGGAGACGCTCGCCCCCGGGGTGGCCGCGATGCGGTTCATGGACAGCGCCGCCGTCGAAAGCGATTTCGGCCCGCTCTGGGTGTCGCGCTCGGGCTATACCGGCGAGGACGGGTTCGAGGTTTCGGTCGAGACCGGCCGGGCCGCGGCTCTGGCCCGCGCGCTGCTGGCCGACGAGGCGGTCGCGCCGATCGGCCTCGGCGCGCGCGACAGTCTGCGGCTCGAAGCCGGGCTCTGCCTTTACGGGCATGACATCGACACCGCCACGTCGCCGATAGAGGCCGGCCTTGCCTGGGCGATCCAGAAGGCCCGCCGCGCGGGTGGCGACCGGGCCGGGGGCTTCCCAGGGGCGGAGCGCATCTTGTGCGAGCTTGCCGAGGGGGCGGCGCGCCGCCGCGTCGGCCTTGCGCCCCAGACGCGTGCGCCGATGCGCGAGGGCACGCCGCTTTTCGCCGAGGAGCACGCGGAAACGCCCGTCGGCACCGTGACGTCAGGGGCCTTCGGACCCTCGGTCGGCGCCCCGGTCTCGATGGGGTACGTGCCCGTTGAACTCTGCCGGGAGGGGCGCCCCTTGTGGGGCGAAGTCCGGGGCAAGCGCCTGCCCGTCGCGGTCGCGGCCCTGCCGTTCATACCTGCGAACTACAAGCGTTGA
- a CDS encoding haloacid dehalogenase type II yields the protein MAITTCIFDAYGTLFDVAAAAREAAAEPGNEGLAEIWPGLAQDWRRKQLEYSWLRAITGAHADFWQVTGDGLDWAMEAAGLAGDEGLRARLLALYRELSAYPEVPEVLSALKQSGKGTAILSNGAPGMLADAVASAGIGALLDDVLSVESVGVFKPARKVYDLVGARFGAAPGEVLFVSSNGWDAAAAAGYGFVTAWVNRAGAPVERMPWRPAHMLDDLTGIPALAEAG from the coding sequence ATGGCGATCACGACCTGCATCTTCGATGCCTACGGCACGCTCTTCGACGTCGCCGCCGCGGCGCGCGAGGCGGCGGCCGAGCCGGGCAACGAGGGGCTGGCCGAAATCTGGCCGGGGCTGGCCCAGGACTGGCGGCGCAAGCAGCTGGAATACAGCTGGCTGCGCGCGATCACCGGGGCGCATGCGGATTTCTGGCAGGTCACGGGCGACGGGCTGGACTGGGCGATGGAGGCGGCGGGGCTGGCGGGCGACGAGGGGCTGCGGGCGCGGCTGCTGGCGCTTTACCGCGAGTTGTCCGCCTATCCGGAGGTGCCCGAGGTCCTTTCGGCGCTGAAGCAATCGGGCAAGGGCACGGCGATCCTGTCGAACGGGGCGCCGGGGATGCTGGCCGACGCGGTCGCCTCGGCGGGGATCGGGGCGCTGCTCGACGACGTGCTGTCGGTGGAATCGGTGGGCGTGTTCAAGCCCGCGCGGAAGGTCTACGACCTGGTCGGCGCGCGCTTCGGGGCGGCGCCGGGCGAGGTGCTGTTCGTGTCCTCGAACGGCTGGGACGCGGCGGCGGCGGCGGGCTACGGCTTCGTCACCGCCTGGGTGAACCGCGCGGGCGCGCCAGTCGAGCGGATGCCCTGGCGGCCGGCGCACATGCTGGACGACCTGACCGGCATCCCGGCGCTGGCGGAGGCCGGGTGA